The Aurantiacibacter aquimixticola genome has a window encoding:
- a CDS encoding NAD(P)H-binding protein, which translates to MIVITAPTGDIASRVVSDLIDGPEPVRLIARDPSKLSAGIRQKAEVVEGSHSDLSVVEKALIGADSLFWLVPSDITAHSAEAVYVDFARPVARALENSNVTHVVSISAVGRNWSGDAGHASASIRMDGMLAATGVNYAALACVSLMSNVARQVQAIAHQNTFYAPAPPDLELRHVAPVDVATKSAQLLRDRDWKGFIEVPMLGPVDLSFNEIASTISDCLGREIVFQQTAMDEVRSMMLSNGASEGMATAMTSMLTAKNDGLDHLIERSPEELRASPTSFRKWCETELAGKIEIRK; encoded by the coding sequence ATGATCGTTATTACCGCGCCAACGGGCGATATCGCCAGCAGGGTCGTGTCCGATTTGATCGATGGGCCGGAGCCGGTCCGCCTGATCGCTCGCGATCCGTCAAAACTGTCGGCAGGTATTCGTCAGAAAGCAGAGGTCGTCGAAGGCAGCCACAGCGATCTATCAGTTGTCGAAAAAGCACTCATTGGCGCGGATAGCCTGTTTTGGCTCGTGCCATCAGACATTACGGCACATAGCGCGGAAGCCGTTTATGTCGATTTCGCACGTCCGGTCGCAAGAGCGCTTGAGAACTCTAACGTGACGCATGTTGTCAGCATTAGTGCCGTAGGCCGCAATTGGTCAGGTGACGCGGGACATGCCTCAGCGTCAATTCGAATGGACGGCATGCTGGCGGCAACAGGGGTTAACTACGCAGCTTTGGCTTGTGTCTCGTTAATGTCGAATGTCGCGCGGCAAGTCCAAGCAATCGCACATCAAAACACCTTTTATGCGCCGGCTCCGCCCGATCTGGAGCTAAGACACGTGGCGCCTGTCGATGTGGCCACAAAAAGCGCGCAATTGCTGCGCGACCGCGATTGGAAGGGCTTTATCGAGGTTCCTATGCTTGGTCCGGTTGACCTGTCCTTCAATGAGATCGCGAGCACAATAAGCGATTGTCTAGGTCGGGAGATTGTCTTCCAGCAAACCGCAATGGACGAAGTGAGGTCAATGATGCTGTCAAATGGTGCATCTGAAGGTATGGCGACTGCGATGACAAGCATGCTCACCGCGAAGAATGACGGCCTGGACCATTTGATCGAGCGGTCGCCTGAAGAGCTTCGCGCTTCGCCAACATCGTTTAGAAAATGGTGCGAAACGGAATTGGCGGGGAAGATCGAGATTCGAAAGTGA
- a CDS encoding GlxA family transcriptional regulator yields the protein MRIVAVLVPHGVVPFDLGIPCDIFEHARLADGSKPYEVRVCGQARRVRSRPFDIVVERTLDGLEETDTIIVLGTDEPWQPIPASIRGALQDAAEKGTRIASICTGAFVLAGAGLLDGRRATTHWRAADILAASYPEVEVHPNVLYVDEGEIVTSAGASAGIDMCLHLVARDFGHSVAANSSRAAVAPFGRAGGQKQFILHDLAAERIAGGHIAEAMSWAEERLDTPITVAQMAAKAGMSSRTFARRFAEDACTTPGQWLIDARTRRARLLLETTDIPVGEVAAQSGFAEASGLRDRFRRVLGVSPKAYRASFGCRQT from the coding sequence ATGCGTATCGTCGCAGTATTGGTTCCCCACGGCGTCGTGCCGTTCGATCTCGGCATACCGTGCGACATCTTCGAGCATGCGCGGCTCGCCGACGGTTCGAAGCCGTATGAGGTTCGCGTATGCGGGCAGGCGCGTCGCGTGCGCTCGAGGCCGTTCGATATCGTTGTTGAGCGCACTTTGGATGGTCTGGAAGAGACCGATACGATCATCGTGCTTGGCACGGACGAGCCGTGGCAGCCAATCCCCGCATCCATCCGCGGCGCGTTGCAGGATGCAGCCGAAAAGGGAACGCGTATCGCCTCGATCTGCACCGGTGCGTTCGTTCTGGCAGGGGCGGGGTTGCTCGACGGTCGACGCGCGACCACCCATTGGCGTGCGGCAGATATACTCGCTGCCAGCTATCCCGAAGTCGAGGTTCATCCGAATGTTCTTTATGTCGACGAAGGCGAGATCGTCACATCGGCGGGTGCGTCGGCGGGGATCGACATGTGCCTGCATCTTGTTGCGCGCGATTTCGGCCATTCGGTCGCTGCCAACTCCTCGCGCGCTGCCGTTGCCCCCTTCGGCCGAGCAGGCGGGCAGAAGCAATTCATTTTGCACGATTTAGCCGCAGAGAGGATTGCTGGCGGCCATATCGCTGAGGCTATGAGCTGGGCAGAAGAGCGCCTCGATACGCCGATCACGGTTGCGCAGATGGCTGCCAAGGCCGGGATGAGTTCGCGCACATTTGCGCGCCGTTTTGCAGAGGATGCGTGTACTACGCCCGGACAATGGCTTATCGATGCCCGGACCCGGCGCGCGCGCCTATTGCTGGAGACGACCGATATACCGGTCGGGGAAGTCGCCGCGCAAAGCGGTTTTGCCGAGGCGTCGGGTCTGCGCGATCGCTTTCGCCGCGTGCTTGGGGTAAGCCCGAAGGCATACCGAGCAAGTTTTGGCTGCCGTCAGACTTAG
- a CDS encoding CopD family protein — protein MMYLWLKAAHVASVLLFVGGTLALLLAGAALGARRADDTEQANSLRAVVRWWDGRVTAPAMIAAWGFGIWIAVSGGWFTSGWLQAKLLLVILLSGLHGVLAGRLRRLDVSASPATARPSTALTLLTTGSVLCIAVLAVVKPG, from the coding sequence ATGATGTATCTCTGGCTGAAGGCCGCGCATGTCGCTTCGGTCTTGCTGTTCGTCGGTGGCACGCTTGCACTCCTGCTTGCGGGCGCGGCTTTGGGAGCGCGCCGAGCAGACGATACGGAGCAGGCCAATTCTCTGCGAGCCGTGGTCCGGTGGTGGGATGGCCGGGTCACCGCACCCGCTATGATTGCTGCTTGGGGGTTTGGCATCTGGATCGCCGTTTCGGGTGGATGGTTTACGAGCGGATGGCTTCAGGCCAAACTATTGCTCGTGATCCTGCTTTCAGGCCTGCACGGCGTTCTCGCCGGAAGATTGCGCAGGTTGGATGTAAGCGCGTCTCCGGCGACCGCTAGGCCCTCTACAGCTTTGACCCTCCTGACAACCGGCAGCGTGCTCTGCATCGCCGTTCTCGCGGTGGTCAAGCCGGGCTAG
- a CDS encoding DUF3892 domain-containing protein — protein MATRYVNKSRKDRDGDITALCNAGESWSPRLKADAISDIEGGSHSYHVSWSDGKVTQIRVVQGSNGKYLRTDRDDTTRNNLDDLPDC, from the coding sequence ATGGCGACGCGCTATGTGAACAAGTCGAGAAAGGACCGCGATGGCGACATCACGGCCTTGTGCAATGCCGGCGAAAGCTGGTCGCCGCGGCTCAAGGCCGATGCGATCAGCGATATCGAGGGCGGCTCGCACAGCTATCACGTGTCTTGGAGCGACGGGAAGGTTACGCAGATCAGGGTCGTCCAGGGATCGAACGGAAAATATCTCCGGACCGATCGCGATGACACGACCCGCAACAATCTCGATGACCTGCCCGATTGCTAA
- a CDS encoding DUF3817 domain-containing protein, whose product MGNVKTHPITNEGWGRLRFAVALEGFTLITLVLVGSTLKHFADMPIVVQVMGPVHGLAFLLFVYLLIEALAARMIGGWAAVRLFIGAMIPFGGFFNERWLAKKAKAAA is encoded by the coding sequence ATGGGCAATGTGAAAACTCATCCGATCACCAATGAAGGATGGGGCAGGCTTCGGTTCGCGGTCGCGCTTGAAGGTTTCACGCTCATCACGCTCGTACTGGTCGGATCGACGCTCAAGCACTTTGCCGACATGCCGATCGTGGTGCAGGTCATGGGGCCTGTCCATGGCCTCGCCTTCCTGTTGTTTGTCTACTTACTGATAGAAGCCTTGGCGGCCCGCATGATTGGTGGGTGGGCAGCTGTGCGGCTGTTCATCGGCGCGATGATCCCGTTCGGTGGCTTCTTCAACGAACGCTGGCTCGCGAAGAAGGCGAAGGCCGCAGCATGA
- a CDS encoding methyltransferase domain-containing protein, with product MSHSNANAVANPANAPSERFFGSVGIGPGMRVLDVGCGDGELSRFVAALTGLDGEIIAIDRSETALAMARSKAVDRSVANIEYRLADLSTALSELGTFDAVVGRRVLMYLPNVKDVLSRLREMTRGGGVLGFQEHARAGLPRGLSDLPVHRLIHNWVWDTIVAEGGDDRLGLRLEGILRECGLAPEQITSEAILLQENDPSFIPQLARLMLPRMAEQGIVDRDAVDPDRLAEQIEHERRAVGGTIVWDMAFLVSARR from the coding sequence ATGTCTCATTCGAATGCGAACGCTGTTGCCAATCCTGCCAATGCGCCGAGCGAGAGGTTTTTCGGAAGTGTCGGTATCGGGCCGGGTATGAGAGTGCTCGATGTCGGCTGCGGAGATGGCGAGCTGAGCCGGTTTGTCGCCGCACTCACGGGACTTGATGGCGAAATCATTGCGATTGATCGAAGCGAGACGGCGCTGGCAATGGCGCGAAGCAAGGCGGTGGATAGATCGGTAGCGAACATCGAGTACCGCCTTGCCGACCTGTCCACCGCGTTGTCCGAACTCGGCACCTTCGATGCGGTCGTTGGTCGCCGTGTGCTGATGTATTTGCCGAACGTAAAAGACGTGCTGTCTCGCTTGCGCGAGATGACAAGGGGAGGCGGCGTGCTCGGGTTTCAGGAGCATGCAAGGGCCGGGCTGCCTCGCGGACTGAGCGACCTTCCCGTCCATCGCCTAATCCACAATTGGGTTTGGGATACGATAGTGGCGGAGGGCGGAGATGACCGGCTCGGCCTGCGTCTGGAAGGTATCCTGCGGGAATGCGGGCTTGCGCCGGAACAGATAACGAGCGAGGCGATACTCCTGCAGGAAAACGATCCCAGTTTCATCCCGCAGCTGGCCCGGCTGATGCTACCGCGCATGGCGGAACAAGGCATCGTAGATCGCGATGCCGTCGATCCGGACCGCCTTGCCGAACAGATCGAACACGAGCGGCGAGCCGTCGGCGGAACAATCGTCTGGGATATGGCATTCCTGGTTTCTGCACGGCGTTAA
- a CDS encoding helix-turn-helix domain-containing protein, with product MSSVLGRKVRDLRQKKGMTLEQLATATGSSKSYMWEIENKPVARPSAEKLGRIASVLGVTSEYLVDEERTEPPVADDFDRAFYRKYQGASDPVKQKLKRILDVLDDE from the coding sequence ATGTCATCGGTATTAGGGCGAAAGGTCCGCGATCTTCGCCAAAAAAAGGGCATGACCCTGGAACAGCTCGCCACGGCGACGGGCAGCAGCAAGAGCTACATGTGGGAGATCGAGAACAAGCCGGTCGCCCGCCCCTCCGCGGAAAAATTGGGGCGGATCGCTAGCGTGCTGGGCGTGACGAGCGAATATCTGGTAGACGAGGAGCGCACCGAGCCGCCGGTCGCGGACGACTTCGACCGGGCGTTCTATCGCAAGTATCAGGGCGCGTCCGACCCGGTGAAACAAAAACTCAAGCGCATTCTGGACGTGCTGGACGACGAATGA
- a CDS encoding TonB-dependent siderophore receptor — protein MFFNRFGRALFVPALVFNPASVLHAQEAESTESSVSAEDRRTILVTGERERSDAAISANKDGGPILTTPQAISVVDDAFIDDLNLRTISEALNYSSGVRSQSFGSDTRLEYYQLRGFRSDNLVKDGLVLTNSGVFLSWTTPAEGIERIEVLKGPSSVLYGGGSVGGIVNIVSKLPDGRSVAAVEVGADEFGSVYSSADLGASISDTLAVRANALVRRGDTQVELAEDNRTYGALAVGWTPTPDASLVLRGSYTRDRSQRPTGFLPFEGFVTPLPDGRRIPIDLFVSDPEADRYDRDQYEIGYTFDVALSDNLGFVSNARYAEIDLVYAGLFGQFFGNPVIESDRVLINRGNSRLDAFLDNLTIDNRLDAKFSTGSISHSLLGGIDYAWSQNRNAQAVGSAPALDVFDPQYWIALPLLRAFPPVDQKLDQTGLYLQDRIEAAGFTGLLSIRHDWIGSTTVQGGNAPNRQENERTTYRAGLSYLTPLGLAPFVSYATSFTPVFGFDEALGESFRPETGEAFEAGLKYEARGLPLFLTASLFSIERDGVLISDPAPGFPRNQSQSGLVRSRGGEFELQARPIEGLNMTATITAFDIENREGDPALIGLAPPATPEFIASAFVDYTLPDGTILPGLGLGIGLRHTGRSFADPANTLVVPEVTVFDALIRYDFSGLRFAASISNLFDKEYVAACPAPGTCYAANVRRVTISLSYRFGEVQ, from the coding sequence ATGTTTTTCAATCGTTTCGGGCGAGCGCTGTTCGTCCCCGCACTTGTGTTTAACCCTGCATCCGTTCTCCACGCACAGGAAGCGGAGAGCACTGAATCGAGCGTGTCTGCGGAAGACCGCCGCACCATACTTGTCACGGGCGAGCGGGAAAGATCAGATGCCGCGATCAGCGCCAACAAGGATGGCGGGCCGATCCTGACCACGCCGCAAGCCATATCGGTTGTCGATGATGCCTTTATCGATGATCTCAATCTGCGCACAATCTCCGAGGCGCTAAACTACAGTTCCGGGGTGCGCTCGCAGAGCTTTGGCAGCGATACGCGGCTTGAGTATTACCAATTGCGCGGCTTTCGCAGCGACAATCTCGTCAAAGACGGTCTGGTGCTCACCAATTCAGGCGTGTTCCTGTCATGGACGACACCCGCCGAAGGGATCGAGCGGATCGAAGTGCTCAAGGGGCCCTCCTCGGTGCTCTACGGAGGCGGCAGCGTCGGCGGGATCGTCAATATCGTTTCGAAGCTTCCCGATGGGCGGAGCGTTGCCGCGGTCGAGGTCGGTGCCGACGAGTTCGGAAGTGTCTATAGTTCGGCCGATCTCGGAGCCTCGATCTCCGACACACTGGCCGTGCGCGCCAACGCTTTGGTTCGGCGCGGCGATACGCAGGTTGAACTGGCCGAAGACAACAGAACCTACGGCGCGCTTGCAGTGGGGTGGACCCCTACGCCTGACGCTTCACTGGTACTGCGCGGAAGTTACACGCGTGATCGCTCGCAGCGCCCAACGGGCTTTCTGCCGTTTGAGGGTTTCGTCACGCCACTGCCGGATGGACGCCGCATTCCCATCGACCTGTTCGTGTCCGATCCCGAAGCTGATCGCTATGACCGCGACCAGTACGAAATCGGGTATACGTTTGATGTCGCGCTTTCGGACAATCTGGGGTTTGTGTCGAACGCGCGCTATGCGGAGATCGATCTGGTCTATGCAGGTCTGTTCGGGCAGTTTTTCGGTAACCCGGTCATCGAAAGCGACCGCGTATTGATCAACCGCGGTAATTCGCGGCTTGATGCGTTTCTCGACAATTTAACCATCGATAATCGGCTCGATGCGAAATTTTCGACCGGCAGCATCTCCCACTCGCTGCTCGGCGGTATCGATTATGCTTGGTCGCAGAACCGCAATGCGCAAGCGGTCGGCAGCGCACCGGCGCTCGATGTGTTTGATCCTCAATACTGGATCGCATTGCCTCTGCTACGGGCCTTTCCGCCGGTCGATCAAAAGCTCGATCAAACAGGCTTGTATTTGCAGGACAGAATCGAGGCCGCGGGGTTCACCGGCCTGCTTTCGATCCGGCACGACTGGATCGGATCGACAACCGTCCAGGGCGGGAATGCACCGAACCGCCAAGAGAACGAGCGAACCACCTATCGCGCTGGGCTTAGCTACCTGACGCCCTTGGGGCTGGCTCCATTCGTCAGCTACGCAACATCGTTCACACCAGTATTCGGTTTCGATGAGGCGCTCGGGGAATCGTTTCGGCCCGAGACCGGCGAGGCGTTCGAAGCGGGCCTGAAATACGAGGCGCGAGGACTGCCGCTGTTTCTGACCGCCTCACTGTTTTCGATTGAGCGTGACGGCGTTCTCATCTCCGACCCCGCTCCCGGTTTTCCGCGTAATCAGTCCCAGAGCGGTCTGGTTCGTTCGCGCGGCGGTGAATTCGAACTTCAGGCGCGGCCGATTGAGGGCCTCAACATGACCGCCACGATCACAGCCTTCGATATCGAAAACAGAGAGGGCGATCCGGCTCTCATCGGCCTCGCACCCCCTGCGACACCTGAATTCATCGCGTCCGCATTCGTCGATTACACGCTGCCCGACGGAACTATATTACCAGGTCTCGGGCTCGGTATCGGTCTGCGTCATACTGGCAGGAGTTTTGCAGATCCTGCCAACACTCTGGTGGTGCCCGAAGTGACCGTGTTCGACGCGCTCATCCGCTATGATTTCAGTGGGCTTCGTTTCGCGGCCAGTATCTCGAACCTGTTCGACAAGGAATATGTCGCAGCATGCCCCGCGCCGGGGACATGCTATGCCGCCAATGTGCGGCGCGTCACCATCAGTCTCAGCTATCGTTTTGGAGAAGTGCAATGA
- a CDS encoding DJ-1/PfpI family protein, with protein MSAVSEIALGGGQMPPLRIAMLIHPMMTLLDMAGPQSALGMHGETYLVWKDREPVLTDSGITIMPTHTFDDYPRDLDVLFAPGGFGTSDWLEDEEVIGFLAEAGKDAKYITSVCSGSLLLAAAGLLDGYRAGTHWAARGALAAMGVEVGEERVVIDRNRMTGGGVTAGIDFGLTLLAELRGEAVAKATTLAMEYDPDPPFKGGTPASAEPEILAMVKQMTGEMDSSTMDIAQRIAESRSQ; from the coding sequence ATGTCTGCCGTATCCGAGATTGCTCTTGGCGGAGGCCAAATGCCGCCGCTCCGCATTGCGATGCTGATCCATCCCATGATGACTTTGCTCGATATGGCTGGTCCGCAGTCGGCGCTCGGAATGCATGGCGAGACCTATCTGGTGTGGAAAGACCGAGAGCCGGTTCTCACCGATAGCGGCATCACCATCATGCCGACCCACACCTTCGATGATTATCCGCGCGACCTGGACGTCCTGTTCGCACCGGGCGGATTTGGAACGTCCGACTGGCTGGAAGATGAGGAGGTGATCGGCTTCCTCGCCGAAGCTGGTAAAGACGCGAAATACATCACCTCGGTTTGCAGCGGATCTCTGCTGCTGGCGGCTGCCGGTCTGCTCGACGGTTATCGTGCGGGCACGCACTGGGCCGCGCGGGGCGCTTTGGCTGCCATGGGCGTCGAGGTCGGCGAGGAGCGCGTTGTGATCGACCGCAACCGGATGACCGGCGGCGGCGTAACAGCTGGCATTGATTTCGGTCTCACTCTGCTCGCTGAATTGCGCGGCGAAGCGGTGGCAAAGGCCACGACGCTGGCGATGGAGTACGACCCCGATCCGCCCTTCAAGGGAGGCACGCCCGCATCGGCCGAGCCGGAAATTCTCGCAATGGTCAAGCAGATGACGGGTGAGATGGACAGCAGCACGATGGACATCGCGCAGCGGATTGCGGAATCGCGTTCCCAGTGA
- a CDS encoding ImmA/IrrE family metallo-endopeptidase gives MILEPTRPKAWANFLGRLWGARFPVDVRQIALEYSSRYPDRIKKIQEFADFEGALFPLPKSGQWAILYNPDAPPGRINFTIGHELGHYLVHRAAEPQGFQCGEKQVLGYDRDADRRRIEQEADEFASYLLMPMDDFRGQVRAGGDDLGSPGPLRRSLRCVADRGGDQVDRLHLGMRGPGRRDERTRALVLAKPQRQEAAHLSPIRNGASCVIMERQTGTNRIGKAWP, from the coding sequence ATGATCTTGGAGCCCACCCGACCGAAGGCGTGGGCCAACTTCCTAGGGCGTCTGTGGGGCGCGCGCTTCCCCGTGGACGTGCGCCAGATCGCGCTCGAATATTCGAGCCGCTACCCCGATCGCATCAAGAAGATTCAGGAGTTCGCCGACTTCGAGGGCGCGCTGTTCCCGCTTCCCAAGAGCGGCCAATGGGCGATCCTCTATAATCCCGACGCGCCACCGGGGCGGATCAATTTCACGATCGGGCACGAGCTGGGCCATTATCTCGTTCACCGCGCCGCCGAGCCGCAGGGCTTCCAATGCGGCGAGAAGCAGGTGCTTGGCTACGATCGGGACGCCGACAGGCGACGGATCGAGCAGGAGGCCGACGAGTTCGCGTCCTATTTGCTCATGCCGATGGACGATTTTCGCGGTCAGGTAAGGGCGGGCGGAGATGACCTTGGATCTCCTGGGCCATTGCGCCGATCGCTACGATGTGTCGCGGACCGCGGCGGCGATCAAGTGGATCGATTGCACCTCGGAATGCGCGGTCCTGGTCGTCGCGACGAACGGACACGTGCTTTGGTGCTGGCGAAGCCGCAGCGCCAAGAAGCGGCGCATCTTTCTCCAATCCGGAATGGAGCTTCCTGCGTCATCATGGAGCGCCAGACCGGGACTAATCGTATCGGAAAGGCGTGGCCTTGA
- a CDS encoding DJ-1/PfpI family protein codes for MTLDRRQILALAALAGGAGAFETASAEAHDAQGRMPPLPEDAPKIAMLVHPRMIALDLINPMTVFNILRSNIMLVGKTMEPAATDVRIPIGATHTFDQVPREVDVLFVPGGIMGTIAAMDDPETLTFLSDCGRRAKWVTSVCTGSLLLGAAGLLQGYRAASHWTVSDLLPKLGATKVDERVVIDRNRMTGGGATAGLDFGLTLAAKLVDEEAARRIQLILEYAPEPPFANGTPAQAGPERVATMRAGRPWMDAQALKAVEAAAERLGLPA; via the coding sequence ATGACCCTCGACCGTCGCCAGATTCTGGCCCTTGCAGCGCTTGCGGGGGGCGCTGGTGCGTTTGAGACCGCCAGCGCAGAAGCCCACGATGCACAGGGCCGGATGCCGCCATTACCGGAGGATGCCCCGAAGATCGCGATGCTGGTCCATCCGCGCATGATTGCGCTCGACCTCATCAATCCCATGACGGTGTTCAATATCCTTCGTTCGAACATTATGCTGGTTGGCAAGACAATGGAACCTGCCGCGACCGATGTGCGCATCCCCATCGGCGCTACGCATACGTTCGATCAGGTTCCGCGCGAGGTCGACGTGCTGTTCGTGCCCGGCGGTATCATGGGCACCATCGCGGCGATGGATGATCCGGAAACGCTCACTTTCCTGTCCGATTGCGGCAGGCGCGCCAAGTGGGTGACGAGCGTGTGCACGGGCAGCCTGCTGCTCGGCGCAGCCGGACTACTGCAGGGATACCGGGCAGCCTCTCACTGGACCGTCAGCGATCTCTTGCCGAAACTGGGCGCGACGAAAGTCGATGAGCGCGTGGTGATCGACCGCAACCGCATGACCGGCGGAGGCGCGACAGCCGGGCTGGATTTCGGTCTGACCCTCGCGGCGAAGCTGGTCGACGAAGAGGCCGCCCGCCGTATCCAGCTCATCCTGGAATATGCGCCGGAGCCACCCTTCGCCAATGGCACGCCGGCCCAAGCTGGTCCGGAGCGGGTAGCCACGATGCGCGCCGGGCGGCCATGGATGGATGCGCAGGCGTTGAAAGCCGTCGAAGCGGCAGCCGAGCGACTTGGGCTTCCTGCCTGA
- a CDS encoding oxidoreductase, with translation MASRVWFITGASRGLGLDMARAALRAGHRVVATARDTDGVADLIGGAEDDVMVLSMDVTDGVEVETSVAHAFKHFGRIDILVNNAGYGQMGRFETVSRYAIQRQFAVNVFGLMDVTRAVLPIMREQKSGHIFNISSIGGARGYAGSAIYCASKFTVEGLSEGLAAEVEPFGIKVTIVEPGFFRTDFLDAHSVRYGDIDVPAYAEGNAVHKNTFDEISHNQPGDPSKLGDALVALTREDNPPMRFAAGSDALEIIGTDFANRQLELAKWSKLTASTDFD, from the coding sequence TTGGCGAGTAGAGTATGGTTCATCACCGGCGCATCGCGCGGACTTGGCCTTGACATGGCGCGCGCAGCCTTGAGAGCAGGCCACCGCGTTGTGGCAACAGCACGAGATACGGACGGCGTTGCGGATCTGATCGGTGGAGCAGAAGATGACGTTATGGTGCTTTCCATGGATGTGACCGATGGCGTCGAAGTCGAAACAAGCGTTGCTCACGCCTTCAAGCATTTTGGGCGTATCGATATATTGGTCAACAATGCCGGATACGGGCAAATGGGCCGTTTCGAGACGGTGAGCCGCTACGCGATCCAGCGTCAGTTTGCCGTCAATGTCTTCGGCTTGATGGATGTCACCCGCGCAGTCCTGCCGATCATGCGTGAGCAGAAATCGGGCCACATCTTCAATATCTCATCCATCGGCGGTGCGCGGGGATATGCAGGCTCCGCGATCTATTGCGCGAGCAAGTTCACCGTCGAAGGCCTGTCCGAAGGCTTGGCCGCCGAAGTCGAGCCGTTCGGGATCAAAGTCACAATCGTCGAGCCCGGCTTTTTCCGGACTGATTTTCTCGATGCGCATTCGGTCCGTTACGGGGATATCGACGTACCCGCTTATGCCGAAGGCAATGCCGTTCACAAAAATACCTTCGACGAGATCAGCCACAACCAGCCAGGTGACCCTTCAAAGCTCGGCGATGCGCTGGTCGCCCTGACACGAGAGGACAATCCGCCCATGCGCTTCGCAGCCGGATCGGATGCCCTCGAAATCATCGGAACAGATTTTGCAAACCGCCAACTGGAACTCGCGAAATGGTCTAAACTGACCGCGTCGACCGATTTCGATTGA
- a CDS encoding AraC family transcriptional regulator — MERNVADIVSLARRHVDGTATVATGVPRLILHQALSPSEPVPAFYEPSFCAIVQGSKAVRSGIGDIAYGAGQYLIAGFDVPVIGMIIDASEDEPYVCVQLLFDKSILIEMRDGMPPAEPITAIGIADTPSDLLDAVARFVGLLDHPADAPVLAPIYERELLYRLFSGPFGAQLRKFAYVDNRAAPIERAIAHLRKTYSQRFDVEQLLRVAGRSQSSLYRDFKDATGLSPLQFRTRLRLQEVRRLMLTERCGAAEAGFAVGYDSPAQLSRDYRKLYGRPPAEDISRLRTSTATPAQETRERKSG; from the coding sequence ATGGAAAGGAATGTCGCCGATATTGTCTCTTTGGCGCGTCGCCATGTCGATGGCACCGCGACAGTTGCTACGGGCGTCCCTCGTTTGATCCTTCACCAGGCGCTTTCGCCAAGTGAACCTGTGCCAGCATTTTACGAGCCCTCGTTCTGCGCGATAGTTCAGGGATCGAAGGCCGTGCGATCGGGAATTGGAGATATTGCCTACGGGGCTGGGCAGTACCTGATTGCCGGCTTCGACGTGCCGGTAATCGGCATGATCATCGATGCGAGCGAAGACGAACCGTACGTCTGCGTCCAGCTCCTCTTCGACAAAAGTATTTTGATCGAAATGCGTGACGGAATGCCGCCTGCCGAACCCATCACGGCGATTGGAATTGCTGATACGCCGTCCGATTTGCTGGATGCAGTGGCCAGGTTTGTCGGGCTCCTGGACCATCCAGCTGACGCGCCGGTTCTAGCGCCTATTTACGAGCGGGAACTTCTGTACCGCCTATTTTCCGGCCCCTTTGGCGCGCAACTTCGAAAGTTCGCCTATGTCGATAACCGTGCGGCCCCGATCGAACGCGCAATCGCTCATTTGCGCAAGACCTACTCGCAGCGGTTTGATGTAGAGCAGCTCCTGCGAGTGGCCGGACGGAGCCAGTCCTCGCTTTATCGCGACTTCAAAGACGCTACCGGCCTCAGCCCGCTGCAATTCCGTACTAGGCTTCGGTTGCAGGAAGTCCGCCGACTGATGCTCACGGAACGGTGTGGCGCAGCGGAGGCTGGCTTTGCCGTGGGCTATGACAGCCCGGCGCAGCTCAGCCGCGATTATCGCAAGCTTTATGGACGCCCGCCCGCCGAAGACATCTCGCGGCTCCGGACGTCTACCGCAACACCCGCGCAAGAAACGCGTGAAAGGAAAAGTGGATGA